A genomic segment from Drosophila willistoni isolate 14030-0811.24 chromosome 2L unlocalized genomic scaffold, UCI_dwil_1.1 Seg168, whole genome shotgun sequence encodes:
- the LOC6641077 gene encoding myocyte-specific enhancer factor 2 isoform X5 — MGRKKIQISRITDERNRQVTFNKRKFGVMKKAYELSVLCDCEIALIIFSSSNKLYQYASTDMDRVLLKYTEYNEPHESLTNKNIIEKENKNGVMSPDSPEAEADYTLTPRTEAKYNKIDEEFQNMMQRNQMAIGGVVGAGGGGGGGGAGNGGPGAPRQLPNTSYTLPVSVPVPGSYGENMLQASPQMSHTNISPRPSSSETDSGGMSLIIYPSGSMLEMSNGYPHSHSPLVGSPSPGPSPGIAHHMPIKQQSPGSQNGRASNLRVVIPPSIGPNMSTADDVAYGDHRQSQTSLNTPVVTLQTPIPALTSYTFGAQDFSSSGAMSSADIMSLPQWHPGLTQHTSLSHLAVSNSTPPPATSPVSIKVKAEPQSPPRDLSASGHQHSNGSTGSGGSSSSTSSSNASASGLVVGIPTVTSASSVSVAANVISHLNQASVLAGASGGGGGGGGGPAGGIVVGSNGNANEQATNLSVLSHSQQHLVMPNSRPSSTGHITPTPGTPTSEQDVRLQQQQQQQQQQQQQQQQQQQHQQQQQHQQQQQLNDYDAPHQKRPRISGGWGT; from the exons atgggtcgcaaaaaaattcaaatatcaCGCATCACCGACGAACGCAATCGACAG GTGACCTTCAACAAACGCAAGTTTGGCGTCATGAAGAAGGCCTATGAACTGTCGGTGCTATGTGATTGTGAGATTGCTTTAATCATATTCTCATCGAGCAATAAGCTCTATCAATATGCCAGCACCGATATGGATCGAGTCCTGCTCAAATATACGGAATACAATGAGCCGCACGAGTCGCTGACCAATAAGAATATTATTGAG AAGGAGAACAAAAACGGAGTCATGTCACCGGATTCGCCTGAAGCTGAGGCCGATTATACATTAACGCCACGCACAGAAgccaaatataataaaatcgATGAGGAATTTCAGAATATGATGCAGCGCAATCAAATGGCCATCGGCGGTGTGGTTGGAGctggcggcggtggtggtggcggtggtgccGGCAATGGTGGTCCAGGTGCACCCAGACAATTGCCCAATACTAGTTATACGCTACCGGTATCCGTACCGGTACCGGGCTCCTACGGTGAGAATATGCTGCAGGCCAGCCCACAAATGTCCCACACAAACATCAGCCCACGTCCATCGAGTTCAGAGACGGATTCAGGTGGGATGTCCTTAATAA tttatccatcggGTTCCATGTTGGAGATGTCAAACGGTTATCCACATTCACATTCGCCGCTTGTGGGATCACCGAGTCCAGGTCCCAGTCCTGGCATAG CTCATCATATGCCTATTAAACAACAATCGCCGGGCAGCCAAAATGGACGAGCTTCCAATTTGCGTGTCGTTATACCGCCGTCTATAGGTCCCAATATGTCCACAGCTGATGATGTGGCCTATGGAGAT CACCGCCAGAGTCAGACCTCATTAAATACGCCAGTGGTAACGCTACAGACGCCCATACCTGCCCTCACCAGTTATACCTTTGGGGCACAGGATTTTTCCTCATCGGGAGCCATGAGTAGTGCGGATATTATGAGTTTACCGCAATGGCATCCGGGTCTGACGCAGCACACTAG tCTATCGCACTTGGCTGTCTCGAATAGCACACCGCCGCCTGCCACATCACCCGTCTCTATCAAGGTCAAAGCCGAGCCACAATCACCGCCACGTGATCTCTCCGCCAGCGGGCATCAGCATAGTAATGGCTCAACGGGTAGCGGTGGttccagcagcagcacaagCAGTAGCAATGCCTCGGCCAGTGGCTTAGTTGTTGGTATACCCACAGTTACGAGTGCTTCCAGTGTGTCAGTGGCCGCCAATGTTATATCGCACTTGAATCAGGCCAGTGTCCTGGCGGGTGCATCAgggggtggtggtggcggcggcggcggcccAGCAGGCGGTATTGTTGTTGGTAGCAATGGCAATGCCAATGAACAGGCCACCAATCTGAGCGTTCTAAGTCATTCGCAACAGCATCTGGTCATGCCCAATTCAAGGCCTTCATCAACTGGTCATATTACACCCACACCAG GTACGCCTACCAGTGAACAGGATGTGCgtctgcaacaacaacaacagcagcagcagcagcaacaacaacaacaacagcagcagcagcaacatcaacaacagcagcaacatcaacagcaacaacaattaaacGACTATGATGCACCACATCAGAAACGGCCCAGAATATCGGGCGGATGGGGTACTTAG
- the LOC6641077 gene encoding myocyte-specific enhancer factor 2 isoform X10 — protein MGRKKIQISRITDERNRQVTFNKRKFGVMKKAYELSVLCDCEIALIIFSSSNKLYQYASTDMDRVLLKYTEYNEPHESLTNKNIIEKENKNGVMSPDSPEAEADYTLTPRTEAKYNKIDEEFQNMMQRNQMAIGGVVGAGGGGGGGGAGNGGPGAPRQLPNTSYTLPVSVPVPGSYGENMLQASPQMSHTNISPRPSSSETDSAHHMPIKQQSPGSQNGRASNLRVVIPPSIGPNMSTADDVAYGDHRQSQTSLNTPVVTLQTPIPALTSYTFGAQDFSSSGAMSSADIMSLPQWHPGLTQHTSLSHLAVSNSTPPPATSPVSIKVKAEPQSPPRDLSASGHQHSNGSTGSGGSSSSTSSSNASASGLVVGIPTVTSASSVSVAANVISHLNQASVLAGASGGGGGGGGGPAGGIVVGSNGNANEQATNLSVLSHSQQHLVMPNSRPSSTGHITPTPGTPTSEQDVRLQQQQQQQQQQQQQQQQQQQHQQQQQHQQQQQLNDYDAPHQKRPRISGGWGT, from the exons atgggtcgcaaaaaaattcaaatatcaCGCATCACCGACGAACGCAATCGACAG GTGACCTTCAACAAACGCAAGTTTGGCGTCATGAAGAAGGCCTATGAACTGTCGGTGCTATGTGATTGTGAGATTGCTTTAATCATATTCTCATCGAGCAATAAGCTCTATCAATATGCCAGCACCGATATGGATCGAGTCCTGCTCAAATATACGGAATACAATGAGCCGCACGAGTCGCTGACCAATAAGAATATTATTGAG AAGGAGAACAAAAACGGAGTCATGTCACCGGATTCGCCTGAAGCTGAGGCCGATTATACATTAACGCCACGCACAGAAgccaaatataataaaatcgATGAGGAATTTCAGAATATGATGCAGCGCAATCAAATGGCCATCGGCGGTGTGGTTGGAGctggcggcggtggtggtggcggtggtgccGGCAATGGTGGTCCAGGTGCACCCAGACAATTGCCCAATACTAGTTATACGCTACCGGTATCCGTACCGGTACCGGGCTCCTACGGTGAGAATATGCTGCAGGCCAGCCCACAAATGTCCCACACAAACATCAGCCCACGTCCATCGAGTTCAGAGACGGATTCAG CTCATCATATGCCTATTAAACAACAATCGCCGGGCAGCCAAAATGGACGAGCTTCCAATTTGCGTGTCGTTATACCGCCGTCTATAGGTCCCAATATGTCCACAGCTGATGATGTGGCCTATGGAGAT CACCGCCAGAGTCAGACCTCATTAAATACGCCAGTGGTAACGCTACAGACGCCCATACCTGCCCTCACCAGTTATACCTTTGGGGCACAGGATTTTTCCTCATCGGGAGCCATGAGTAGTGCGGATATTATGAGTTTACCGCAATGGCATCCGGGTCTGACGCAGCACACTAG tCTATCGCACTTGGCTGTCTCGAATAGCACACCGCCGCCTGCCACATCACCCGTCTCTATCAAGGTCAAAGCCGAGCCACAATCACCGCCACGTGATCTCTCCGCCAGCGGGCATCAGCATAGTAATGGCTCAACGGGTAGCGGTGGttccagcagcagcacaagCAGTAGCAATGCCTCGGCCAGTGGCTTAGTTGTTGGTATACCCACAGTTACGAGTGCTTCCAGTGTGTCAGTGGCCGCCAATGTTATATCGCACTTGAATCAGGCCAGTGTCCTGGCGGGTGCATCAgggggtggtggtggcggcggcggcggcccAGCAGGCGGTATTGTTGTTGGTAGCAATGGCAATGCCAATGAACAGGCCACCAATCTGAGCGTTCTAAGTCATTCGCAACAGCATCTGGTCATGCCCAATTCAAGGCCTTCATCAACTGGTCATATTACACCCACACCAG GTACGCCTACCAGTGAACAGGATGTGCgtctgcaacaacaacaacagcagcagcagcagcaacaacaacaacaacagcagcagcagcaacatcaacaacagcagcaacatcaacagcaacaacaattaaacGACTATGATGCACCACATCAGAAACGGCCCAGAATATCGGGCGGATGGGGTACTTAG
- the LOC6641077 gene encoding myocyte-specific enhancer factor 2 isoform X7, producing MGRKKIQISRITDERNRQVTFNKRKFGVMKKAYELSVLCDCEIALIIFSSSNKLYQYASTDMDRVLLKYTEYNEPHESLTNKNIIEKENKNGVMSPDSPEAEADYTLTPRTEAKYNKIDEEFQNMMQRNQMAIGGVVGAGGGGGGGGAGNGGPGAPRQLPNTSYTLPVSVPVPGSYGENMLQASPQMSHTNISPRPSSSETDSGGMSLITHHMPIKQQSPGSQNGRASNLRVVIPPSIGPNMSTADDVAYGDHRQSQTSLNTPVVTLQTPIPALTSYTFGAQDFSSSGAMSSADIMSLPQWHPGLTQHTSLSHLAVSNSTPPPATSPVSIKVKAEPQSPPRDLSASGHQHSNGSTGSGGSSSSTSSSNASASGLVVGIPTVTSASSVSVAANVISHLNQASVLAGASGGGGGGGGGPAGGIVVGSNGNANEQATNLSVLSHSQQHLVMPNSRPSSTGHITPTPGHDKYEGYPYRALMGHNHNPRWNFAGTPTSEQDVRLQQQQQQQQQQQQQQQQQQQHQQQQQHQQQQQLNDYDAPHQKRPRISGGWGT from the exons atgggtcgcaaaaaaattcaaatatcaCGCATCACCGACGAACGCAATCGACAG GTGACCTTCAACAAACGCAAGTTTGGCGTCATGAAGAAGGCCTATGAACTGTCGGTGCTATGTGATTGTGAGATTGCTTTAATCATATTCTCATCGAGCAATAAGCTCTATCAATATGCCAGCACCGATATGGATCGAGTCCTGCTCAAATATACGGAATACAATGAGCCGCACGAGTCGCTGACCAATAAGAATATTATTGAG AAGGAGAACAAAAACGGAGTCATGTCACCGGATTCGCCTGAAGCTGAGGCCGATTATACATTAACGCCACGCACAGAAgccaaatataataaaatcgATGAGGAATTTCAGAATATGATGCAGCGCAATCAAATGGCCATCGGCGGTGTGGTTGGAGctggcggcggtggtggtggcggtggtgccGGCAATGGTGGTCCAGGTGCACCCAGACAATTGCCCAATACTAGTTATACGCTACCGGTATCCGTACCGGTACCGGGCTCCTACGGTGAGAATATGCTGCAGGCCAGCCCACAAATGTCCCACACAAACATCAGCCCACGTCCATCGAGTTCAGAGACGGATTCAGGTGGGATGTCCTTAATAA CTCATCATATGCCTATTAAACAACAATCGCCGGGCAGCCAAAATGGACGAGCTTCCAATTTGCGTGTCGTTATACCGCCGTCTATAGGTCCCAATATGTCCACAGCTGATGATGTGGCCTATGGAGAT CACCGCCAGAGTCAGACCTCATTAAATACGCCAGTGGTAACGCTACAGACGCCCATACCTGCCCTCACCAGTTATACCTTTGGGGCACAGGATTTTTCCTCATCGGGAGCCATGAGTAGTGCGGATATTATGAGTTTACCGCAATGGCATCCGGGTCTGACGCAGCACACTAG tCTATCGCACTTGGCTGTCTCGAATAGCACACCGCCGCCTGCCACATCACCCGTCTCTATCAAGGTCAAAGCCGAGCCACAATCACCGCCACGTGATCTCTCCGCCAGCGGGCATCAGCATAGTAATGGCTCAACGGGTAGCGGTGGttccagcagcagcacaagCAGTAGCAATGCCTCGGCCAGTGGCTTAGTTGTTGGTATACCCACAGTTACGAGTGCTTCCAGTGTGTCAGTGGCCGCCAATGTTATATCGCACTTGAATCAGGCCAGTGTCCTGGCGGGTGCATCAgggggtggtggtggcggcggcggcggcccAGCAGGCGGTATTGTTGTTGGTAGCAATGGCAATGCCAATGAACAGGCCACCAATCTGAGCGTTCTAAGTCATTCGCAACAGCATCTGGTCATGCCCAATTCAAGGCCTTCATCAACTGGTCATATTACACCCACACCAG GGCATGATAAGTATGAAGGATATCCGTACCGCGCTCTAATGGGACATAATCATAATCCTAGATGGAACTTTGCCG GTACGCCTACCAGTGAACAGGATGTGCgtctgcaacaacaacaacagcagcagcagcagcaacaacaacaacaacagcagcagcagcaacatcaacaacagcagcaacatcaacagcaacaacaattaaacGACTATGATGCACCACATCAGAAACGGCCCAGAATATCGGGCGGATGGGGTACTTAG
- the LOC6641077 gene encoding myocyte-specific enhancer factor 2 isoform X9: MGRKKIQISRITDERNRQVTFNKRKFGVMKKAYELSVLCDCEIALIIFSSSNKLYQYASTDMDRVLLKYTEYNEPHESLTNKNIIEKENKNGVMSPDSPEAEADYTLTPRTEAKYNKIDEEFQNMMQRNQMAIGGVVGAGGGGGGGGAGNGGPGAPRQLPNTSYTLPVSVPVPGSYGENMLQASPQMSHTNISPRPSSSETDSGGMSLITHHMPIKQQSPGSQNGRASNLRVVIPPSIGPNMSTADDVAYGDHRQSQTSLNTPVVTLQTPIPALTSYTFGAQDFSSSGAMSSADIMSLPQWHPGLTQHTSLSHLAVSNSTPPPATSPVSIKVKAEPQSPPRDLSASGHQHSNGSTGSGGSSSSTSSSNASASGLVVGIPTVTSASSVSVAANVISHLNQASVLAGASGGGGGGGGGPAGGIVVGSNGNANEQATNLSVLSHSQQHLVMPNSRPSSTGHITPTPGTPTSEQDVRLQQQQQQQQQQQQQQQQQQQHQQQQQHQQQQQLNDYDAPHQKRPRISGGWGT; this comes from the exons atgggtcgcaaaaaaattcaaatatcaCGCATCACCGACGAACGCAATCGACAG GTGACCTTCAACAAACGCAAGTTTGGCGTCATGAAGAAGGCCTATGAACTGTCGGTGCTATGTGATTGTGAGATTGCTTTAATCATATTCTCATCGAGCAATAAGCTCTATCAATATGCCAGCACCGATATGGATCGAGTCCTGCTCAAATATACGGAATACAATGAGCCGCACGAGTCGCTGACCAATAAGAATATTATTGAG AAGGAGAACAAAAACGGAGTCATGTCACCGGATTCGCCTGAAGCTGAGGCCGATTATACATTAACGCCACGCACAGAAgccaaatataataaaatcgATGAGGAATTTCAGAATATGATGCAGCGCAATCAAATGGCCATCGGCGGTGTGGTTGGAGctggcggcggtggtggtggcggtggtgccGGCAATGGTGGTCCAGGTGCACCCAGACAATTGCCCAATACTAGTTATACGCTACCGGTATCCGTACCGGTACCGGGCTCCTACGGTGAGAATATGCTGCAGGCCAGCCCACAAATGTCCCACACAAACATCAGCCCACGTCCATCGAGTTCAGAGACGGATTCAGGTGGGATGTCCTTAATAA CTCATCATATGCCTATTAAACAACAATCGCCGGGCAGCCAAAATGGACGAGCTTCCAATTTGCGTGTCGTTATACCGCCGTCTATAGGTCCCAATATGTCCACAGCTGATGATGTGGCCTATGGAGAT CACCGCCAGAGTCAGACCTCATTAAATACGCCAGTGGTAACGCTACAGACGCCCATACCTGCCCTCACCAGTTATACCTTTGGGGCACAGGATTTTTCCTCATCGGGAGCCATGAGTAGTGCGGATATTATGAGTTTACCGCAATGGCATCCGGGTCTGACGCAGCACACTAG tCTATCGCACTTGGCTGTCTCGAATAGCACACCGCCGCCTGCCACATCACCCGTCTCTATCAAGGTCAAAGCCGAGCCACAATCACCGCCACGTGATCTCTCCGCCAGCGGGCATCAGCATAGTAATGGCTCAACGGGTAGCGGTGGttccagcagcagcacaagCAGTAGCAATGCCTCGGCCAGTGGCTTAGTTGTTGGTATACCCACAGTTACGAGTGCTTCCAGTGTGTCAGTGGCCGCCAATGTTATATCGCACTTGAATCAGGCCAGTGTCCTGGCGGGTGCATCAgggggtggtggtggcggcggcggcggcccAGCAGGCGGTATTGTTGTTGGTAGCAATGGCAATGCCAATGAACAGGCCACCAATCTGAGCGTTCTAAGTCATTCGCAACAGCATCTGGTCATGCCCAATTCAAGGCCTTCATCAACTGGTCATATTACACCCACACCAG GTACGCCTACCAGTGAACAGGATGTGCgtctgcaacaacaacaacagcagcagcagcagcaacaacaacaacaacagcagcagcagcaacatcaacaacagcagcaacatcaacagcaacaacaattaaacGACTATGATGCACCACATCAGAAACGGCCCAGAATATCGGGCGGATGGGGTACTTAG